CGACCTGTTCAGCGGGAAGGTGTTTTCCGATGCTGCCACGTACCACGCGGTGGGCGGGGTGCCCCTGGGCCGGGCGACCGACCTGTACGGGCGGGTCGCGGGCTACGACCGGCTCTACGTGACCGATGGTGCGCTGATCCCGGGGGCCCTGGCCGCGAACCCGGCCTTGACGGTCGCGGCGCTGGCCGAGCGCAACATCGAGAACGTGCTGCTGAGGGATTTCTGAGCGGACGGGTCCGGGCCGCGCCCGGACCGCCGGCGCCCTAGGGCGCCTGGAGCGCGAAGTCTTCCTTGGACTTGCCTGCGGCGAGGGCGTCCTGCAACCAGCGTGGCGTGCTGCCGCGGCCGGTCCATTCGTTGCCGGTGCCGTCGGCGTACTTGGCGGGCAGCTTGACCTTGGCGCGTGCGGGCTTCACGGGTTTCACCGGCTTCGCCGCGGTGCGGCGGGAGGCCTTGCCGTTGCCTTGGGTCTTGGCCTTCGAGCCGAAAAGCTGCTCGGGCGTGAGGCCGTAGAAATCGATGGCTTCGCGGATGCGGCCCACCACGCCGTCCACTTCCCTGGACCTGGCGGCTTCGATCTGTCGCTGGAGCTTTTCGATTTCCGCCGTCATCTGGGCGATGGTCTTGGCCATGGGTACTGCCTGGGAGTCTTGATTCGGGCGAGCATACGTGAAACCCCGCGAGGATGGCTGAACGGGCGTGCGCTTCCGCGCCGGGCCTACCAGCTCGACGGCAGCGGCCGCACGATCAACATGCCCGCGCCGTCGTTCTCGACGTAGCCGCCGCGCTGCAGGTCCTTCATCAGCTTGCTGATCATCTCGCGCGACGCGCCCACGCGGTTCGCCAGCTCCTGGTGCGTGGGCCGTGCGGCGATGCGCCGGGGTTCGCCCTCGGCGAGCGTGTTGAGCACACGGATGAGCCGGCCGTACACGTCGAGCAGCGCGAGGTTCCGGGCGCTGTCGGT
This genomic stretch from Piscinibacter gummiphilus harbors:
- a CDS encoding H-NS histone family protein; protein product: MAKTIAQMTAEIEKLQRQIEAARSREVDGVVGRIREAIDFYGLTPEQLFGSKAKTQGNGKASRRTAAKPVKPVKPARAKVKLPAKYADGTGNEWTGRGSTPRWLQDALAAGKSKEDFALQAP